Genomic window (bacterium):
AGTTCGACGTGATCATCCACGGCGATCGTCTCGGCGCCGTCGAGAACGACGTTGGGGCCGAAGCCGCCGCCACCCTCGTAGTAGCGGCGCCGGGCCTCCGCCACGCCGAGCTCCTCGAGGGGCTCGCCTTCGCGCTGCGCAGCCGCGATCTCAGCCGCCGTTCGCTGCATCTGTGCGGTGTGACGGTTCAGGCTGGGGCTGTCGATCCAGACGATCTGGGTCATCGGCCGGGAGCGCGGTCGGGGAACGTCGTCACACTCGGGATCGGGTTGGCGCCCGGCCGCGAATAGGTCCGAGCGTGCGCGACGCGCCGGTCGGTCGATGTGATGAACACGCCGTTGCTGACGAGGACAGGAGAGCCGACCTCGATCGCTAGGTGTGACAACCGGGGAGGTTGTCCCTGGGTTGAGGGGATCGAGGGGTCCCCGTTGGGGTGAGCCCTCCGGGCGATGCTGTGGGTCTGTAACAGTCCACGGCTCCCAAGGAGGGCTCATGGCACAGATTAGACAGCACCGCAACGCCAAGCTGACGCTGGCGGCGCGGCAGCCGACGGCGGCGACACCCCGGCTTCGGAACCGCTGCGGGTCGCCCTGGTGACCGGCGGACTCATCGGCGAGAGCAACTACTACGCGGGCGGCGTCGACGGGATCCAGCAGGCAGCGGAGCTGTTCGGCGTAGAGACGCAGGTGATCGAGTCCCTCCCCGACCCGGCCTCGATCAGTGAGACCCTGCGAGGCGTCGTGCTCGATGAATGGGACATGGTCATTGTCATGAGCTTCGTGTTCAATGACGTGCTGGCCGAAGTCGCCCCCCAGCATCCGGACACTCAGTTCATCTGCATCGACTGCTTCGTCGACGCCGCCAACGTGCAGGGCGTCGACTTCCGGACCCAGGAGGCGTCCTACCTCACCGGGATCATTGCCGGCAGGCTCACCGAGACCGACGTGATCGGTTCGGTCTTGGCCTTCGACATCCCGTTCCTGCACCGCTGGGTCGACCCGTTCCACGAAGCCGTGCTGTCCGTGAACCCCGACGCCACCATTCTCGAGCCGCTTGAGGTCGGCGACTGGGCCGATCCCGTGACGGCCAAGGAACTCGCCATCACCGTGGCCGGCCAGAATGCTGACATCGTCAACGGCCTCGCCGCTTCGGGCAACGGTGGCGTGTTCGAAGCCGCGGCCGAGTTGGGCTTCTACTCCTTCGGCGTCGACATCAACGAGTGCGGCGTGGCGCCGGGCCATGTCATCGAGAATGTCATCAAGAGGATCAACGTCGTCGTCGTCGGGGCAGTCGAGACTCTTGTCGAGGGAGGCGAGTTCGAACCGTTCGTGACATACGGGCTCGCCGAGAACGGCGTCGGGCTCTCACAGTTCATCGAGGACGGCGACACGGGCTGCGTCTTCGCCGATCACCCCGAGCTGTTCGACGAGGTGATGGCGGCTCAGGAGGCCATCATCGCCGGTGAGATCGTCATCCCCGACCCGGCCGCCGGCTGACCCGACGATCTGGTTCGCCGCGGTCTCGCCCCGAGGCCAAAGCGCCGAGCCCGCGGGTTGGGCGCCTCGGCTCGCTCCGAGCACCTTGGGCGGCCGATAGGGTTCGGGCCGTCCGCGCGGACGGCCGGGGCCGCCTGCTGCGGTACGGCGATCAGGCGAGCGGGGGCGACAGGGGCCGTGTTGAGATTCGCTGAGGAGATCCTCCTGCTGCTGCTGCGTGACGACGGCGGGAGGTTCGTTCCGGTGCCGGGCATCGCGCTGGACAACGCGCTGGCGGGCAGCGTGCTGATGGACCTCGCGCTGGAGAACCGTATCGACACCGACGCGGAGCAGCTGATCCTGAACGATGCGACGCCTGTGGGTGACAGCCTGCTGGACCCGACGCTGGCCGCGATCGCCGACGGCGAGCGGCGCGACGCCCTGTACTGGGTGGGACGGACGGCCCAGCGGGCTGCGGAGATCCGGCAGGAGGCACTGTCGCGCCTAGTCGAGCGCGGAATACTGGAGCGCGACGAGGGACGCTTCCTGTGGGTGTTCCGCTCACGTCGCTACCCGGTCGTCGACGGCCGGGCAGAGCGCGAGGTGAAGTTGCGCATCCTGGGGGTGCTGCTCAGCGACGACATCCCCGACCCGCGCGACATCGTGATCATCGGCTTGGCTGACGCCTGCGGCATCCTGCCGGAATTGCTGCCCGAGGGAGAGTACGACAAGGCCCGAGCGCGCATAGACCAAGTCCGCAAGCTCGACCTGATCGGCCAAGCCACCTCCCGCGCGGTCCACGACATCGAAATGTGGCTCGCATCGGGCAGCGCGTAGGGCGAGTCATATAGCATGGGGCCGGCTCTGACGGTCGCAGCAGAACCGAGGGGAGGACCGAGATGTCCGCCACCGAGGCCGAAATGGTAGTCAGGAACCGAGCGGAGCTACGGACGGTGTATCCCGAGCCGAGGCCGCGGGCGGCTCAGAAGGTGCTCGACCACTTGGACGTCCATTGCCGGAACTTCATCGAGATGTCCCCGTTCTGCGTGCTCAGCACAACCGGCTCGAACGGCCGGGCCGACGCCTCGCCGCGGGGCGACCCGCCCGGGTTCGTCAAGGTCCTCGACGCCCACACGCTGCTGATCCCCGACCGTCCCGGCAACAACCAGATCGACTCGCTGCAGAACATCATCGATCACCCCGTCGTCGGGCTGCTGTTCTTCGTGCCGGGCATGAACGAGACGCTGCGAGTGTGCGGCTCCGCCGAGATCGTCTCGGACGAGGAGCTGCTGGCGCCGCTGGCGGTCGGCGGCCGGGCGCCGCTGTCGGGGGTGAAGATCACGATCAAGGACGCCTTCCTGCACTGTGGCAGGGCGCTGATCCGGTCCCGGCTCTGGGATCCCGAGGTCCAGATCGACCGTTCCAGCTATCCCACCTACGGGCAAGTGCTGGCTGATCAGATCGCGGGCGCCGACGCCGGAGCCATCGATGCCGACGAAGATGAGGCGAACCGCAACCAGCTCTACTGAGCGGGGTCTCGTCCCGGACGCCGCCCCGTGAGCGCCACCCCGACGCCGGAGGAGACCGCCGCACAAGTCGTGCGAGCCGGTGTCGGCAAGGTCCGGGCCATCATGGCGTCGACCGTCGTGCTGGCGGTGATGGCCGGCGCGTTCATATCGCTGGGCGCAATGCTGACGAGCACGATCGCGGCGCAGTCGACGCTGGGCGCAGGACCCACCCGGCTCATCATGGGGCTGGGACTGACGATGGGCCTCTTCTTCGTGGTCGTCACCGGCGCAGAGCTGTTCACCGGCAACAACCTCATGGTGATGAGCGTTCTCAGCCGCACGATCCTGGCGCGGGAGCTGGCCCGCAACTGGGTGCTGGTCTACGTGGGCAACCTGGTCGGCGCCCTCGTCATCGTGCTGCTGGTCTTCTACAGCCGCTGGTGGGAGCAGGGGGACCTGTCGTTCTCCGTCTTCTCGGCGACGTCGGCCAACGCCAAGGTGAACCTCCCGTTCGAGATCGCCTTCCTGCGCGGCATCGTGGCGAACATGCTGGTGTGCCTGGGCGTGTGGATGGCCACCGCGGGCCGTTCGGTCACCGACAAGCTGCTGGCGGTGTCTCTGCCGGTCACGGCCTTCGTCGCCGGTGGATTCGAACACTCCGTCGCCAACATGTTCTTCCTTCCCTTCGGGGCGCTCGTCGCGGCCGATCCCGGCGCGCTGGCGGCTGCGGGACTGACCGCCGCCGACGTGAGCCGGCTCGACGCAGCCGGGATCGCTCAGAATCTCGTGGCGGTCACCCTGGGCAACATCATCGGCGGCGTCATTGTGGGACTGGCCGACTGGACGGTCCACCTGCGCCGCCGCGCTGTGGCTGCCGCCGCGGCAGCGAGGGGCCAAGGATCGACCGGTGCCTCCGCATCGAGCCCCGAGTTGCCTGGTTGAGACAGCGACGGGTGTCCCACCCGGGGACAGCCGATTGAGCCCGGGCCGGCTGACCGGGCACCGGGGTCGGCTGCGGCTGCCGACCGGTGGGGCGGAGAACCTGTCTGGTCTCGGTCTGGCGTGATGATGCAGTATGCATACCAGTGCGCTATGCTGAACGCATGATGCAGATCGCTGTCAGACTCGACGACGAACTCGTTGCCCAGGTTGATCAGCTCGTGCTGAGCGGTGTCGTGGCGTCGCGCTCGCAGGCGGTGCGCGACGGCTTGCGGTCGCTCGTGGATCAGCGGCGGCGGCGCGCGGTGGGCGAGGCGATCGTGGAGGGATACCGCCGGCTCCCCCAGACCGACGAGGAGATCGCCTGGAGCGACGAGGCGACCGCCGCCATGATCGCCGAGGAGCCCTGGTGACACCCGCCCAGGGCGACGTCTGGTGGGCCACGCGCGCCGGGGAGGCGCGCGCGTGCTCTTCGCACAGCTGGTGACACCCGCCCAAGGCGACGTCTGGTGGGCCGAGGCCGAGGACCGGCGGCGACCGGTTCTGGTGGTCACCCGCGACGAAGCCATCCCGGTCCTGACCAGGATCCTGATCGCCCCCGTGACCCGAACCGTGCGAGACATCCCCACCGAGCTGCCCCTCGACCCCGAGGACGGTCTGCCCCAGCCCTGCGCGGCGTCCTTCGACAATCTCCAGCCGATTCGCAAGTCGTTCCTGACGGACCGTCTGGGCTCGATCCGCAACCGTCGCCACGAGATCTGCGCCGCCCTCGAGGCCCTCGCCGACTGCTGACACCCGAACCGGCGACTCAGCCACAGCCGCCGCGCAGCCTGACGGCGGCTGTTGACGCTAGACGTCAAGCGTCCAGACTGTTCCTGGCATGTGGGTGTGTCCCCGACCGAGTTCGCGTGCCAGATCGACGTGCCGCCCAACCGCGTCGGGCAGATCATCGCCGGCAAGCGATCCGTGACCGCCGACACCGCTTTGCGATTCGGACACTGGTTCGGCGTCGAGGCCCAGTTCTGGCTGAACCTCCAGACTCAGTTCGACCTCATCATCGCCGAGCAAGCCAGCGGCGCGGCCATCCAGAACCTGCCCTCGGCAATAGCACGCGCCTGACCCAACGCCCGCCTCCCACCGCTTTGACCTCCGCGTTTGCTCGTCTCGTACCCCCCCTCGATCAGCAATCAATGGCCCGGGGAGGGATACATCTCGTTCAAGAAGTGACAATCCGCCAACTGGGTGGAAGGCGCAGTGACGGTGTCGCGGGGTATTTTCCGATGGGCCGGGCATCCCCCCGGTCTCGGCGGCGGATGTCAGCGCTTCGTAGAGGGCGTGGGTGCTGAACACGGGGACGCCTGCTGCATCGGCCAACCGCCCTAGGGCGAGGTCGTCGCACCACAGCGCGCAGCCCCTGTCTAGTGCCAAGCGGATTGATGTGTCCCAAGGGCGCAGCCTGTCCTCTTGGGGGTATCCGCCAGGTTGGATCCGGCTGGTCGGTGTCCTCTGCCAACCTTCTAGCGTGCCCAGCAGTTGTTGAGCCGATTCGATCTGCTGGCGCCTGTCTTCATCTCGTATCTCGGACATGTTGAAGCCGCCGAGAACGGGGTCGTATCCGGCCGAAGCGCTGCCTGCTGTTCGGATGCTGGCGACTGCAGCTCTTGCGTCGTCCAGCAGCTCGGTGGCCACCAGCACCCCGGCGAAGGCTGTTCCCATGGCGGTAACGTCAATCCCGGCGAGGTGTCCCAGTACCGCGACGCTCGTGTCGACAGCCACGGCGCCTCCGATTGCGGCCTGCGCCGCAGCCTGCTGCCGGCTTCGTTCGGCGGCATTTGGGGAAACGGCGGTGAGATAATCCGCGGCTACGCAGAGCAGAAACTCGGCGTAGGGCAAGGGCCTAACCCAATGGAGTGTTCCGTAAGGCAGTTGCCCAAACCGCACCTGGCCGATCCAAGACGCCCGCTGGCGGGCTGGCTCCTCGGACGAAGTCCGCAGCATCTCGAGCACCTCGTCGATACTCGAGAAATGGATCTGCCGGAGCACCCCGCTGTCGGGGTATCGTTCCACAAACCCTTCGAACAGCAGGTTTAGCTCCGTCGCCTGCACTTCGCTGAGTTGGCCCTCTTGGCTGCTGCTCGCCATGAGCGCTCCGAGGGCACTGCCGACGACCGCTTCGGAATCGTCGAACTCTCCGGCGATCCACAACAGCCTGTCGGCACCCCCGGACGGAGCGTCGGAGGCGTAATAAAGGCCGACAGCCAGCAGCGCCATCTGCTCGTCGGCAGGGCGAAGATCATGCTCGACCAAGTACCCCCACGCCTCCAGGTACCGGGCCTGCTGGTGCATCGCGGACACGACCGCCCACCGCGCCTTGGAATGGTCGGAGAACTCGTCGGCGAGCGCTTGGCCGTACTGCTCCATTTTCGGCCAGTCCCTGAGCTGCTGGGCCACATCGACAAGAGCCTCCCGCAGACGCAACTCCTCAGCCGCAGACGGGTTGGCTGCAAGCGCGACGAGTGCTGTCTCCTCGGCCCGCTGCAACTCCCCGACTTCGATGAGCAGCACTACCGCAGACACATACAGCTTCGGCTCAGACAGGGCTTCTGCCGACTCAAGCAGCGTCTCGTACGCTTCCTCGGTCCGTCCTTGGCCGTGGAGGGCGGCAGCGAGCAGGCCGACGTGGGCTGCAGACCGGCAGCGGTAGGGCCCCAAGAGTGCTATCGCGGCATCCAAGTCGCCCCGGTGGTACGCCGCCGAAGCTCTGATTCCGTCGACTTGCTCCTCGTTTCCGGCCGAGACGGCCGACAGAGCATTTTCGTCGGTCTCTCCCAGCATCGCCAGCCCCTCTAGGGCCATCAAAATGGCTCTCTCTCCTGTGGCCTGCTCGAGGGCTTGGCGCATCAACTCGACTGCGCCCGGCTCGCCGCGGCTGCGCGTTTGCAGCGCTCTGATCAGTGTGCTCTCGGAACTGTCAATTCGATCCAAGGCCGACTCGTCGATCTCGTCTCCTCGCCCGAGCAGCAGCAGCGCATGGGCCAAACACCGCGCTGCTTCGCCGTCCTCAGCTTCTCGGGGTGTCGCCTCGCCCTCCGGCTGCGGTGTCGCGATGTTGACGATTCTTTGCGGCTGGTTGAGCATGTGGTAGGCGTTCGCGGCCACTGCGACCGCCTCGGCTGACGGACCGTCCCACTTCCGGTATTCGTCGCGGGCCCGGATCGCGTTCCGCGCCGCCGATGCGGGAAGGTCACGTCGGAACGCCTCCCCCTGGGCCCAGGCCAGCCCCAACTGAAGCCGGGCGAGCGACAGGTGCAGTTGCGCCCTGTCTGGGAACCGCCGCACAGCATCTCGCATCGCGCTGATTGCCAGTTCTAAGCTGTTGCTGCTCGAGTGCGCCATCGCGAGCATCTGTGTTCCCATGACGGCCAACCCGGGGTCTTGCGAGTCGACTGCGCCAGAACCTCGGAGTTCGGCGATAGCGGACTCCGAGTCGCCGCCGATCAGCGCCCGGGCCGCGCCTGCCAGCAGATATTCCTGCGCTGCTTCGAGCATCTCGGCTGCCCTGTCCGCTTCGCCGTCACCGTGGGCCAATAGGGCCTCTGTTACCCGGTAATAGCCTTCTCTCGGCGACCCCCTCTCGATGGCTCGGCGCCGCATCTCCCATGCTCCGGGCAGGTGGTGGGCGGCCACGAAGTCAGCGATCGCCTCCCACGCAAGACAATCGGCATCCCACAGCCATTCGGGAGGGGCTTCGGCCATGTGGGCAAGCACCCCCGGTGTCCGCGCGGCCGTGCTATTGAGCTCAGCAGCCACGCGGCCCGCGGTCTCAGGGGACACGTCCCGCAGAGCCGAGAGCCGGGTCCGGCACGTCGGCGGAAGCGCCGAAAGCACTGCTTCCCACTTGTCGACACTCGGCGAGACCACATGCGGAATCTCGGGGACCAGGCCCATCTCCGCGGCCTGGCGTCCCACATCGTCAGCGGTCTGATGACCGGCTCCGTCGCTGACCCACCCCTTGACGATGCCGACTCCGGTCATCACAGCCCCGTCGTCGGCGCGAAAGCCCGCCAGTCTCATCAGCGGCTTCGCTTGGCGGCGGAGGTCCAACTCAGAACCGGTGTGCTTCCACCGCACGAACCGCAAGAAGTCGGCCAACTCCGCGGTGCTGATGCCCAAGTGTCCCGCCCAGGCATCCCGCTCCAAGCCGACCTTGCTCCCAGGGCCCTGCTCCAGCATCTGGTCGACCGCGATCCTGTCGTTTCTCAGGTCGCGCAGATCCAGGAGCGGGTTGTCGTGGTCGAAGCCCTTGTGAGTCAAGAACTCCAATGAGAACTGCCTGTCGGTCGAAGAACGGGAGCAATATGTGTCATAGAAGTGTTGAAGGGGGCTCTTGCCATTGGGCCGCGCCGCGGTGAGCAGCATCTGCCGGTCGACGATCTGGGCCGCATAGTTGGAGCTCTTGGCCTGAATGTAGATGTCGCCGCCGACCCTGCGGCGCACGACAACGTCGTCGAACGCCCCGCCCTCTGCGTCCTCGACGGCGACGCTGGCAATCGCGGAGTTCGACAGCATCTCGCATGCCCACAGCCACCCGACCACATGCTGGTAATCGTCTCCGCGGATCGGCGCCGCACGCGCTGGAAGCGTCACGACCGCCCTCCGGTCCGCGGTAGCGGCCGAAGTTGGAAGGGCGTCGGATGGTAGCTAGTCGAGACCGGGGAATCCCTGGTGCCTCGCGCAAGGCCTCGGAGTGAGTGATCGAGAGTCTGGCGGATCAATTGCTCGCCGTAGTTCTCGGCGACTCGCGTTGCGCGGTCGAGTTGCTGCTCGCTGATGAACTCTCCGTGGTCGTCGTGATGGCCGCGGCACACACACCAGAGCAGCAGGTCGTCGGGTAGGTCCTCCCAGTCTTCGACGTGAACGCGGAAGAGCTGCCGACACTCGGGGCTTTGACGGCCAATGTACCCCTCCTCGTCCGGGCTGATCCTGACTGCCAGGTTCATCGTGTTGTACATGTCACGATCTCCGAGGTTCACGTCACTGCCGAGCTGGCAACTCGGGTCGCTCCTATGTCGAACGTGTGTATCACATCACAACGATAGCACCGCGATGTGACAGTAGTGTGTGACGCCACCGCTCAGTCGATCCAGTCACCGGCGTTTGATGATCTGCCTCACCAGCGACCACGTGCAGGCTCCCAAGGGCGGCGACACACCTCAGCCGGCGCGAATCCCAGTGAGGGTCGTTGATTTCCAAGATTGTCGTGCGCTCACTTCGGTGCCGTAGATCTCGGCGTCGGAGGCGCGCTACGGGTCTCCGATCTCAAGACCGCGAGCAGCCGCCACACCGTCGCGCTTGATGAGGCCACCGTCGCCGAGTTGCGGCACCACCGGCGCCAGCAACTCGAACAGCAGATGGCCACCGGCGTGCGGAGCGGGGAGGATTACGTGTTCGCGCAGCCTGACGGCTCTCCGCCCAACCCGCACCGCATCACCGACACGT
Coding sequences:
- a CDS encoding formate/nitrite transporter family protein, encoding MSATPTPEETAAQVVRAGVGKVRAIMASTVVLAVMAGAFISLGAMLTSTIAAQSTLGAGPTRLIMGLGLTMGLFFVVVTGAELFTGNNLMVMSVLSRTILARELARNWVLVYVGNLVGALVIVLLVFYSRWWEQGDLSFSVFSATSANAKVNLPFEIAFLRGIVANMLVCLGVWMATAGRSVTDKLLAVSLPVTAFVAGGFEHSVANMFFLPFGALVAADPGALAAAGLTAADVSRLDAAGIAQNLVAVTLGNIIGGVIVGLADWTVHLRRRAVAAAAAARGQGSTGASASSPELPG
- a CDS encoding BMP family ABC transporter substrate-binding protein encodes the protein MTGGLIGESNYYAGGVDGIQQAAELFGVETQVIESLPDPASISETLRGVVLDEWDMVIVMSFVFNDVLAEVAPQHPDTQFICIDCFVDAANVQGVDFRTQEASYLTGIIAGRLTETDVIGSVLAFDIPFLHRWVDPFHEAVLSVNPDATILEPLEVGDWADPVTAKELAITVAGQNADIVNGLAASGNGGVFEAAAELGFYSFGVDINECGVAPGHVIENVIKRINVVVVGAVETLVEGGEFEPFVTYGLAENGVGLSQFIEDGDTGCVFADHPELFDEVMAAQEAIIAGEIVIPDPAAG
- a CDS encoding site-specific integrase yields the protein MSCAHFGAVDLGVGGALRVSDLKTASSRHTVALDEATVAELRHHRRQQLEQQMATGVRSGEDYVFAQPDGSPPNPHRITDTFIRAVKQLDVPRIRFHDLRHTHTTILLQHNVHPKVVSERLGHSNVALTMNIYQHVMPAMQAAAADAFGAAVFG
- a CDS encoding ribbon-helix-helix domain-containing protein — its product is MMQIAVRLDDELVAQVDQLVLSGVVASRSQAVRDGLRSLVDQRRRRAVGEAIVEGYRRLPQTDEEIAWSDEATAAMIAEEPW
- a CDS encoding type II toxin-antitoxin system PemK/MazF family toxin; protein product: MLFAQLVTPAQGDVWWAEAEDRRRPVLVVTRDEAIPVLTRILIAPVTRTVRDIPTELPLDPEDGLPQPCAASFDNLQPIRKSFLTDRLGSIRNRRHEICAALEALADC
- a CDS encoding pyridoxamine 5'-phosphate oxidase family protein, with translation MVVRNRAELRTVYPEPRPRAAQKVLDHLDVHCRNFIEMSPFCVLSTTGSNGRADASPRGDPPGFVKVLDAHTLLIPDRPGNNQIDSLQNIIDHPVVGLLFFVPGMNETLRVCGSAEIVSDEELLAPLAVGGRAPLSGVKITIKDAFLHCGRALIRSRLWDPEVQIDRSSYPTYGQVLADQIAGADAGAIDADEDEANRNQLY
- a CDS encoding GPP34 family phosphoprotein, whose protein sequence is MLRFAEEILLLLLRDDGGRFVPVPGIALDNALAGSVLMDLALENRIDTDAEQLILNDATPVGDSLLDPTLAAIADGERRDALYWVGRTAQRAAEIRQEALSRLVERGILERDEGRFLWVFRSRRYPVVDGRAEREVKLRILGVLLSDDIPDPRDIVIIGLADACGILPELLPEGEYDKARARIDQVRKLDLIGQATSRAVHDIEMWLASGSA
- a CDS encoding HigA family addiction module antitoxin; this encodes MLTLDVKRPDCSWHVGVSPTEFACQIDVPPNRVGQIIAGKRSVTADTALRFGHWFGVEAQFWLNLQTQFDLIIAEQASGAAIQNLPSAIARA